TCGCGATCGCCTAGGGATTCAATCAAATCTTGACCCGTGAGCAAGCCGGTGACGGTGAGCGCTTGACCCCAGTAGCGACTGGCTAAACCGACTAGATCGACTTGCAAGCCTTGGACTCGATTTAATCGAGCTTGGAGGGGTTGAAAAGCTTGCTCTACCACATTCCCCACCACCCAAGTCAGCCGACGGGATGGCGCAATTTGAGGAGGTAAAGCCTCGGCTTGGCGTTCAAATTCACTAATAAACGACCGAATGGAACCTACGCCGTTTTCCAGTTGGGGATATTGTTCGTACCAACTGGCGGCGGGCAGGGGTTGACCAGCAATGAGATACCATTCATCGGCCAACCAAGCAAAGCGGCTGCCGAGTTCCGCTTGAAATTGCGACTGGAGAGCCTCAACGAGTGAGATCGTCGCCGCAGCATCGGCAGGCTGCACGGGGCGTAATTCATCCTCCGTGGGCCGAAAGCGGGTCAGACCGACGGGCACAACAGCCACCGAGGCTACGGTTGCAGGATCACCTGTATGAAAAGCGGCTAAATCCGTCAGAGTTCGCTGCAGTTGGGCCCCATCGTTAAGGTCTGGACAGACGACGACCTGCGCGTGAATTTGCAGGTGGTGCTCACGGAACCACTGCAACTGCTCAACAATCAAGCCCGCCCGTTCATTTTTGAGCAACCGCCGCCGCAGATCGGGATCGGTGGCATGGACGGAAACATAGAGCGGTGACAACCGCAGCTGAGCAATGCGTCGCCATTCTGCTTCGCTGAGGTTCGTCAGTGTCAGGTAGGAGCCGTAGAGAAAACTAAGGCGATAGTCGTCATCTTTGTAGTAAAGGCTCTCGCGTTTCCCGGGGGGTTGCTGATCAATAAAGCAAAAGGGACAGCGATTGTTGCACTGAATCAACCCATCGAAGAGAGCGGTCTCAAATTCCAGCCCTAGCCCTTCGTCGGTGTCTTTCTCAATGTCGATTTGGTGCGATCGCCCAGCAGCATCCAGCACCTCTAACGCTAAAAACTCATCGCTGCAGAGGAATTGATAATCGATCAGATCGCGGGGTTGCTGACCATTGATCGAAACGATCGCATCGCCCGGCTCAAAGCCAATTTCAGCCGCAATCGAATCCGGTAAAACTCGGCTAATGCGGGCGGGTTGAAGACTCGAACGGCTCATGGGGGCGATCGCAGGACAGGATTAATGAAAAAAGCACACCCTTCCATTAAATATTCTGCAAAGTTCCCGTGGCGATCGCCGTCAGAATCAGACCGCCAAAGATAATCCGATAGATGACGAAGCTCCAAGTGTTGTGGGTGCGCAGAAAACGCAGCAACCAAGCGATCGCCAACCAAGAGAAGATCAGCGAAGACAGCGTACCGATTGCGAGAACACCCAAGGAGGATCCGTCCAATCCTGCCTCGAGTAAGTCCTTGAGTTCGACTAAGCCTGCGATCGTGATCGCCGGAATTCCCAGCAGGAAGGAGAAGCGGGCAGCGGTATCGCGTTTCAAGCCTCGGAATAAACCTGCAGTCAGGGTTGAGCCCGATCGCGAGACACCAGGCACCAAGGCCAAGGCTTGGGCCAAGCCCATCCACAGGCCATCTGCAAGGCGCAGTTGACTGAGATCGCGCTGATGTTTGCTCAGTTGCTCAGAGGCACCTAGCAAGAGCCCCATCACGATGGAGACCACCGCGATCGCGCCCAAACTACGCAGAGGGGAATTGTCGTAATCGGGAATGAAGCGCTTGATCAGCAGGCCGCCGATCAGAATTGGAATGGTGCCAAAGAGGATGCCCAAGCCCATCTGGGCCGATTCACTGCGAAAATCCTTTTGCCGGACGGCGCTGACCAGCCCCCGCAGAACGTAGGTCAAGTCCTGACGGAAGTAGGACAGGACTGCCACAATGCTGCCGAGCTGAATCACCGCAGTAAACGCCACACCAGGATCGCCCCAGCCCAAGACCACTGGCACAACTTTGAGGTGAGCTGTGCTGCTGATTGGCAAAAATTCAGTGGCACCTTGGACAAACCCCAAAACAATGGCCTGCCAAAGGTCGAGGCGATCGGCGCTACTGACAGCAATGAGCATGGAGAGCGCTTCCTGTCCGCGGATCACGGGCGTGAGACAACTTCAGCATTGTGACTGATTGTTGCTCTTTCGTTGTGGCGATCGCGGCAATCGAGCGGCTGGCTACTTTTCGAGCCGCACCACGTACCACTGCACCACCAGTCCAGGCTCTGTCTCAAACTCGCAGGCAGTGTTGAGCAGGTCCTGCGCTTGGGCTTTGCGATCGCCGCGCTCCGCCGTACCCATCGGCAAATTGTCGGGATAGCGATCGATCAGGGCTTCTAGATAGGCCAGCATTTCCTCTGGCGTCACAAACCGTTCTGGCTGATTGGGTTCCAGCAGGACATAGGCGTCTTCGCGATAGAGCAGAGCATTGGCCATAGCAAACTCCTAGAAGAGATTCGTCAACGCCTAAACGGTGCTGAGCGGCTGGGGAACGAGTTCCGCTGCAACATTGATGGCAAAAGCGGCCTCCAGCGCATGACGGTTGTAGTCAAAACTCCAGAGTTCTAGGGCACAGTCCTCACCAGACCGAGCGGGATGGAGTTGAAGCAGCAGCTGTCGTTGGGGTGCGAGATAACGACAGTGGAGGCTGGCGATCGCTCCTACTTGTCGGCGATCGAGGGCAACTGCCGCCCGCAGAATAGCGCTGAGCTGTTCCACGAGGCGGCGCTGTTCTTTGGTAGGTAAGGTGCGGAAGTTCTCGTGTTTTTTCTTGGGCAGACTCTTGCGGTGATAGCGTGCCAGATTGGCGATCAACTCAATTTCTGTCTCGTTGTAGCCCAGCAGTCCGCCGTGGCGAATCAAGTAATAGGAATGCTTGTGGTGCGAGGAGTGGTCGATGTGATGGCCGCAGTTGTGGAGAATTGCAGCGGCCCAGAGCAGCTGTCGTTCGCCTTCGCCCCATTGGTGCAGGTATCCCTGCAGCTGATCGAAGAGACTGAGGGCTAACCGGGCAACCTGCTCGCCGTGACTGACATCCACCCGAAACTTGCGCGCTTGATTGTAGACACTGCGCTGCCGCACCGATCCCTGATAGCGCAATTTATCTTCGATCAGCCCATGACTGAGCATCCAATCGACAATCAACCCTTCGCGCAGCGCCCGCTCGCAGATCGTGATCTGATCGCAGCCCAACATCTGCATCGTTTCCTGCAGCACGATCGCCCCAGCCACAATGATCTCGGCCCGTCGTTCTGAGAGCTCCGGCAGGGTTTGACGCTCGGCAAACGGCATCCGTCGCAACTGCTGAACCAGTTGTTGCAGATCACTCAGGGCCAAGCTGTAGCCATTAAATGTCGTGGGCAAGCCCCCCTGACTTTGATGGGCATGCAGGGCTGCCAGGGCTTGAATCGTACCCGAGGTCCCAATTAGGCGCAGGGGCGTGCTGGGGGGTAGGGCCGCTTTGACTTCATCGACCGCCCGCTCGACCATGCCCCGCACATAAGCCTGCAGCACAGTGTATTCACTGGGGCTAATCGGGTCGGTGTGAATGAACTCCTGAGTCAGCCGGACTGCACCGACTTTGGTACTGGTCAGACAGAGGGGTTCTTGCCCTGCACCCAGAATTAGCTCGGTGGAACCGCCGCCAATGTCGATAATGGCGTGGTGTCGTTGCTGGAAATCCATGCCCGACAGCACCCCAAGGTAAATGCGCCGTGCTTCCTCGGGGCCAGAGATTAAATCAACTTCCAGCCCGACTTCATGGATGACGCGATCGAGAAATTGGCGACCATTGGGGGCTTCCCGCACCGCACTGGTGGCCACAGCCACGATTTGGGTGGCTCCCCGAGCCGCCGCGATCGCCTGGCACCGTTGCAGGGCTTGCAATGCGCGCTCCATCGCAGCTTCAGTCAATTCCCCCGTCGCCGGATCGCGATCGCCCAAGCGAACTGTGGCCTTCTCGGTGCCAATGATGTCGAAGGCGGGCAGATCGGGCCGAATCCGCACCACCACCATGTGAATGGAGTTCGTGCCCACATCAATCGCCGCCAAAATCGGTTCCGACCCTAGCTCGCTCGGCAGGGACGGCTGGGTGTGGGGCACAATCTCGGTGCTCATGGGCGCGGGTTCCAAGCTAGGCCTAGTCTGCCATGCAGCGGGGGACTCACTGGCAGTGGGATAATAAAGCCGTTCTTGACGGTGCTATGAGTTCCTCTGCCTCCCGTGAATCGACTTGGTTAGCAGTCATTCGCCTACTGCGCTGGGACAAGCCAGCAGGGCGCTTGATTCTCTTGATTCCTGCACTCTGGGCAGTGGTACTGGCTTCCGCTGGGCGGCCTGATTTTGGCTTGCTGTTGGTGATCGTGAGTGGCGGATTGGCTGCCAGTGCCGCCGGTTGCGTGATCAATGATCTTTGGGATCGCAACCTCGATCCGCGGGTTGAGCGCACCAAACAACGCCCGTTGGCTTCTCGTCGTCTCTCAACACGGGTGGGCGCGATCGCGGCGATCGTATCGCTAGTCGCTGCTTGGGGACTGTCCCAATTCCTCACTCCCCTTGGCTACTGGCTCTGCGTGGCGGCTGTGCCTGTGATTGTGCTCTATCCTGGTGCGAAACGCGTCTTTCCAGTCCCGCAACTGGTGCTGGCGATCGCTTGGGGATTCAGTGTGCTGATCAGCTGGGCAGCCGTCCAAGGGGAACTGCAGCCAGCAACAGCGGCACTCTGGGCAGCGACACTGTTTTGGACCTTGGGCTTTGATACGGTTTATGCCCTCGCCGATCGCGAAGACGACATTCAAGTGGGCATCCAGTCCAGCGCCCGCTTCTTTGGTGACTTAGCCCCACAGGCGATCGCGGCTTGCTACCTCTTGACTAGCCTCTTCCTGGCTTGGACGGGGGTTTTACTCAACCTCCATCCGCTCTTTTGGTTGACCTGGGGCGGGGCGACAGGCTTGTGGGTCTATCAAAGCTGGCGCTTGCGAGAGCCGCTGCCGCGCTCAGTCTATAGCCAGATTTTTGCGGAGAACGTCTCGATTGGTCTGTTGGTACTGACAGGCTTTTGGTTAGGGGTTGGGCTACTGTGACGAGCGTCTGGCCAGAGCCTCTTCAACCGGGCGATCGCCTGCTGGCGATCGCGCCTAGTGGTTGCCTGCGTGAACTTGACGCTCTGCAAGCAGCGCTTGAGCTTTGGCGGCAGGCGGGCTTTCAGATTGACCTCGCGCCGCACTGGCAGGAGCAACAGGGATATTTAGCCGGCAGCGATCGCGATCGCCTCGCGGACTTGAAAGCAGGTTGGCTCGATCCGCACTATCGCGGCTTGGTCTGCATTCGGGGTGGCTGGGGTGCTGCTCGACTTCTCGAAGGATGGGACGACTGGCCAACTCCACCAGAACCGAAATGGTTGATTGGCTTTTCGGATATCACCACGCTGTTGTGGACGCTGACGCGCCAGCAACGGGGAGCGGTTCATGCTCCCGTTTTGACGACCCTAGCAGCGGAACCCCCGCGATCGCTGCAGCGCCTTTGGGATTGTCTGCAAGGCAAACCACTAGAACCCCTCGCCGGTAGCGTCTGGGTGCCCGGAACAGCAGAAGGCCCCATCTACCCCGCCAACCTAACAGTGGCGACCCATCTGCTGGGAACGCCTTGGCTGCCCGACCTGCGCGGTGCCATTCTGGCGATCGAGGATGTTTCGGAGCAACCCTATCGGCTTGATCGCTTGTTGACCCAGTGGCGCTTAAGCGGTCAACTCCAGCATCTGGCTGGGATTGCGGTCGGGCGCTTCAGTCAGTGCGATCCGCCCTCCGATCGCCCCAGTTTTAGTGTCGAAGCGGTTCTGCGCGATCGCCTCAGTGACCTTGGGATCCCAGTGCTCGCGGACTTGCCCTTCGGGCATGATGGCGAAAATGCTGCCTTGCCGGTCTGGGCGATCGCCCAGATTCAAGGCGATCGCCTCCAGATTGATTGGCCCGCTGCCAGTCAGGAGTAAGAGAAGCTACAACTGACAGCGATCGCGTTAGTGGGGCACTACAGGGCATTCGGCGAAGTTTTTCGACCAAACCTCAGGGTGAACCGTCAGTTGCGACTTGAGTTCAGCAGGCAAATTCCACTGTTCGGGATGGGGCAGGTCAGCGCCAGTGGGTTGAGCGCCACAGTAGGGACGGCTGCCCGGTTTATCGAGGTACTGCTGGTGGTACTCCTCCGCGAAGTAGAAGGTCGGCGCATCAATGATTTCAGTAGTGATGGCGCCGTAGCCCTTGGCTTTTAAGACCGCTTGGTAGGCTGCTTGAGAAGCCAGCGCAATCTGCTTTTGCTCGGGCGTGTAGCAATAGATGCCAGAGCGGTATTGCGTACCGCGATCGGGTCCTTGACCCATCCCTTGGGTGGGGTCGTGGCTCTCCCAAAAGGCTTTGAGCAGGTCCGCGTAGCTAATGCGATCGGGATCGTAGGCAACGCGCACGACTTCGTTATGGCCTGTCAGTCCGCTGCAGACTTCACGATAGTTCGGGTTGGGGGTCAGGCCGCCAGCATAGCCAACCGCTGTCGAGTAGACGCCGGGCAACTGCCAAAACTGTTTTTCGGTTCCCCAGAAGCAGCCGTTACCAAAGAGGGCGAGTTGAATCCCGACTGGAAAGGGGCCATCAAGCGGAGTCCCCAGCACAAAGTGTTTTGCCGGCACCAGCATCGCTTGCGCACGACCCGGTAAGGCCTGTTCAGGAGTAGGGAGGCCGGGTTTCTTGCCAAACAGTCCAAACATGGTGCGATCGCAGGAATGTGCTTCTCCACTCTGCCATTTCTCTCCCCTTGCCTAGGGTCGCAACGATCGCAGCGCAACCGAGGGCTTCAGGCGACCGTCTCGCTCGGTCCAAACCAAGATCGACTGCGATTAGCGATCGCGACCAGCACCAGCATCATCGGCACTTCCACCAAAACACCGACTACCGTGGCGATCGCCGCGCCGGACTGCAGGCCAAACAGACTGATTGCCACAGCAACTGCCAGCTCAAAGAAGTTCGAAGTCCCGATCAAAGCAGCGGGGGCAGCCTGACTGTGGGGTAGCTTCCAGCGCCAAGCCCAGGCGTAGGCGATCGCAAAAATCAGCAGACTTTGCAGCAAAATCGGCACGGCAATGAGAGCGATCGTCTGGGGCTGCGCCAAAAAAGCCGATGCTTGAAAGCCAAAGAGTAGCAGCACCGTCAGCAATAGTCCGAGGGTTGAGAATGGCTTACAGGCGCGATCGAACTGACTGATTGCAGCCGCTCCCCGTTTCAACAAGCGGTTGCGCAAGCTTTGTCCGACGAGCAAGGGCACCGCCACGTAGAGCAGCACGGAGCCCAAGAGGGTTGGCCAAGGTACGGTGATCGCAGCGAGTCCTAGCAACAGCGCAGTGATCGGGGCATAGGCAACGACTGTCACCAAGTCATTGACCGCCACTTGAATGAGCGTGAAGGTCGGATCGCCCTGCGTCAGACGGCTCCAGACGAAAACCATGGCAGTGCAAGGCGCAGCCCCCAAGAGGATCAGACCGGCGATCGCCGACTCCGCAAGCTGGGGTTCAATCCAGTCCCGAAAGAACCAACCGAGGAACAGCCAGCCGAGCAGCGCCATCGTGAATGGCTTGATTGCCCAGTTGACTGCCAGCGTGACGATAAACCCCTTGGGCTGACGACCGAGTTGCTTAGCAGCCCCTAAATCAACATCAACCAGCATCGGCAGAATCATGCACCAGATCAGCACCGCGATCGGCAGGTTGATCTGAGCAATTTCCCAACGGCTTAAACCGGCAAAGAAAGCCGGAAATTGCTGACCCAGCAGTAGACCCAACCCGATCGCGATCGCTACCCAGAGACTGAGCCAGCGTTCAAAGAAACCCAAGCGGGGGGCGCGATCGCAGGAAGCAGTCATAGGAGTGGGGCTTGTGTTGCAGAAAACAGGCTGGCGCTGCTTATCAAGATAATTTGATGAGTAGTGCAACTGTCAAGGAATGACGCCATGCGCGTTGGCATCAATGGATTTGGGCGGATCGGCCGACTGGCTCTGCGAGCCGCGTGGGATTGGACAGAACTGGAGGTTGTCCAGATCAATGAACCCTACGGTGAGGCTGCCGCTGCAGCGCATTTATTAGAGTTTGACTCCAGTCAAGGGCGCTGGTCGCGCGAGATCACGGCGACGGCAGACAGCCTGACGATTGAGGGGCGATCGCTACACTACAGTCGCGCCACCAATCCAGCCGCGATCGATTGGGCAGCGCAGGGCGTTGAGCTGGTTTTGGAGTGCAGCGGCCAATTTCGGACGGCAGAGAAGCTGGAGCCACATTTTCAGGCGGGCGTTCAAACCGTGATTGTTTCTGCGCCCGTAAAAGAGGCGCTGAATATCGTCATGGGGGTCAACGACAATCGCTACGACCCTAGCCAGCACCGGCTGCTAACCGCTGCTTCCTGTACGACCAACTGTCTGGCACCCGTTGTCAAAGTCTTGCAGGAGGCGATCGGGATTCGCCATGGTTTGGTGACGACCATTCATGACCAAACGGCGACGCAGTCAATCGTTGATTCCTATCACAAAGACCTACGGCGATCGCGGGCAGCGGGGCAGTCGCTGATTCCGACTTCGACTGGATCAGCCACTGCGATCGGGCTAATTTTTCCAGAGCTGCAGGGCAAACTCGACGGTTTGGCAGTGCGGGTGCCGCTGCTCAATGCCTCACTGACTGATGCGGTGTTTGAACTAGAGCATGAGACGTCTGTTGAGGAGGTTAATGGTCTGTTTCAAGCAGCTGCCAGCGGTTCACTGCAAGGAATCTTGGGCTACGAAGAGCGACCGCTAGTTTCGGTGGATTATCGCGGTGATGCGCGATCAGCGATCGTGGATGCCCTTTCCACACGCGTGATCAACGGTACGCAGGTCAAGGTTCTGGCTTGGTACGACAACGAATGGGGCTATAGCAACCGCTTGACGGAACTGGCACGGAAAGTTGCGAGGGCGTTGGCATGAGTGCTTCCTCTGAGGCGATCGCCCTGCGCCGCTACGCCTTGGTGACACTGGCCTATTGGGGCTTCACGATTACCGATGGGGCGCTGCGACTGCTCGTCCTGCTCTACTTCAACCAGATTGGCTACAGTCCGCTGGCGATCGCGAGCCTTTTTCTGCTCTACGAAATCTTCGGCATCGTCACCAATTTTTTGGGTGGCTGGATTGGGGCTCGCTTTGGCCTCAAGCTGACGCTCTACGGCGGCGTTGCTTTGCAAATTGCGGCGCTGTTGCTGCTATCCAGCCTCAATCGCAACTGGCCAATGTGGGGCGCGATCGCTTGGGTGATGGCCGCGCAAGCGCTCTCCGGCATCGCCAAAGATCTGACCAAGATGAGCGCCAAGAGTGCGATTCGCTTGGTGGTGCCGCGTCAGGCCGAAGGACGCCTGTTCAAATGGGTGGCCGTGCTCACCGGCTCTAAGAATGCTCTGAAAGGCGTGGGCTTTTTTGTCGGCAGTCTGTTGCTAGCCAGTTTGGGCTACCAAGGGGCATTACAGGCTCTCGCTGTCGGTCTCAGCCTGGTTTTGATTAGCAGCATCGGGGTGCCCGCCAACCTTGGCCAACTGAAGCGCAAGCCAAAGTTCAAGCAGCTTTTTTCCAAATCTCAGGGCATCAATATCCTCTCCGCAGCTCGCTTTTTCCTGTTTGGCGCACGGGATATTTGGTTCGTCGTTGCCTTACCGGTCTTCCTCCGCACCGCGCCACCCTTGGGATTGGGCTGGAGTTTCACGCAGACGGGCGCCTTTCTGGCGTTGTGGGTGATTGGCTATGGCTTAATTCAAACGATCGCGCCGCCTTTATTGCGCTGGCTGGAAACAGGTCGTCCCCCCAGTCCGCAGACTGTACAACGCTGGGGCAGTGGCCTAGCGATCGCACCTGCTGGGATGGCGATCGCACTGCAAGCGGGTTGGGCGGCAGGGCCAGTGGTGATTGTGGGGCTAGCCTTGTTTGGCCTGCTGTTTGCCGTTAATTCCGCCGTGCATTCCTACTTGGTTTTGGCTTACAGCGCCGATGATCAGGTCGCCTTAGATGTTGGCTTCTACTACATGGCGAATTCAGCGGGGCGACTGGCGGGTACTGTCCTGTCAGGACTGATCTTCCAACTGCTAGGGCTGACAGGATGCCTTTGGGGATCCGCCTTGATGGTGGCGCTGGCCGCCGCGATCGCCCTTGCCTTGCCCGCTTTACCAACCACGCCCTCAGCAACCGCAACGAGCTGAGCACTGACTTGTGAGGCAGCCGCCAACATGGCAGCCTGAGGAAATTGCGCTGCGCTGATCATGTCCGCTGCTCCCCCAACTTGGACGCCCGTTCCCACAGACGATGGCTCCTACACGTTTTACTCCGAGACGTTTCAGGAGACCTTTCACAGCCGCGAGGGAGCCCGTCAGGAAGCTGAGCAAAAGTATGTGCAGCAGTTGCAAATCGGCACTTGGGCAGCCCAGCGATCGCCCCTGCGGATTTTAGATGTCTGCTATGGCCTCGGCTACAACACCGCTGCAGCGTTGGAATCGGTTCTGGCAGCCGGTGAGGGGCACTTGCAATGGCTGGGCTTAGAACTGGATCCCACTGTGCCGCAGGCTGTGGTCAGTAGCAATTTGATTCAGGAATGGTCACCGCCGGTGCAACAGATGCTGCGGGATCTGGCCCAGACCGGTAACCACCAGAGCGATCGCTTTCAGGGGCAACTGCTCTGGGGCGATGCCCGCCAGACAATCCAAGAGGCGATCGCCCAGAACTTTCAAGCTGACGCTATTTTTCTCGATCCCTTCTCGCCCAAGCGCTGTCCCCAGCTCTGGACGGTGGAGTTTTTACAGCTCGTGGCTCGCTGCTTAGCACCCCAGGGACGACTGGTCACCTACTGTCGTGCTGCCGCTGTCCGCACTGCTCTACAGCTAGCTGGCTTGCAGATCACCAACCTGCCGGCACCCGCTTCGGCCTTTGCCCATCGTTGGTCCTTGGGCACGATCGCCGCTTGGGAACCGCTCCCTTCCCTGTCTCAAGCTGAGCAGGAGCACTTACACTGCCGCGCTGCCGTGCCTTATCGCGATCCGACGTTGCAGGATACCGCCGAAGTCATTCGCCAACGACGCGATCGCGAGCAGCAGCAGAGTGAGCTGGAGTCCACCAGTGCTTGGCGTCGACGCTGGGGCTTGCAGGCCGATCCCTAGCGGTGGTTTACAGACTCGGTCAGTACCCAATCAGGTCGGAGGACTTGAGCGCCCCGCAGGTAGGGATGCTCGATCGGTGGCTGATCTGCGGGGCAGTTGAAATGCAGGAGCAGACGGATGCAGCGCTCTAAGCTGCCCTGCACATACATTTGCTGAACGTCCAGCAGCGGCACGTTCTGCCAACCGGGGCGCTGGCGCGCGACCGCCGCTGGAAACATGGCATCAAGGTCACGGGTGACCGAGAAAGTCAGGCTAACAATATCGTCCGGGTTGAGAGGATTGCGGCGCTCGAGCTCATCCAGTAGTTCACTGACGGCTTCACGCATTGCTTCCGCCGTGTTTTCACGAACGGTCGTTGCACCTCGAATCGCTTTGACCCGCCACGACACGGCCTATCCTCCTGGGCAATCATCCCTCCAGAGTATCCCGTGATTCAGGCCAGACCTCAAGGACGGTAGAGCCAGAGTGGTTGACCAGCAGCCGTCAGCTCAAACTCCAGCCAATCAAGGCCGGCACCGACCTGTCCCAAGGGCAGCAGTCGACGAGTGAGGGGCTTGGGTTCTTCGATTGGCGCGAGGGTTGCTTTCTCAGGATCCAGCCCCACCAGTTCAGCCGCCCAACTCCGGGCATCTTCTTCAGTCCCCAGGCGATCGACTAACCCTAAGCTCAGCGCTTGCTCTCCCGTGAAAATTCGTCCATCGGCAAAGCTTTTCACGGTGTCAACGCTCAATTGCCGCGCCTCGGCGACCGTTTGGACAAATTGCTGATAGCTGGTGTCGATCAGGGTTTGCAGGATGTCCTTTTCGTTCTCAGTCAGCTCGCGATCGAAGGAAAGGATGTCCTTATAGGGACCGGATTTGATCACCTTGAAGGAGACACCAACCCGTTCCAGCAGGCGTTCAATGTTATTACCGCGCAGAATCACGCCAATGCTGCCCGTGATCGTACCGGGGTTGCTGACGATTTTGTCGGCTCCCATGCCAATGTAGACACCGCCTGACGCCGAGATATTGCCAAAGCTGGCGATGACTTTAGTTTGATGCTGGCTGCGCAGCCGCTTCAGGGCTTCATAGATTTCTTGAGAGTCGCCCACAGTCCCGCCCGGGCTATCAATCCGCAGCAGCAGTGCGGGATAGCCTCGTTCGGCCACAGTCTTTAGCGATCGCAATAGCCGTTGACGGGTTCCCCCGGCGATCGCCCCCGACACTTCGATGCGAGCAATTTGTTTGCGGGCACGGCGCGGGAAGGGCCAAACCATAGGGAATCCGAGAATGTTGAAGTTCTCTGATTGTAGGAAATCCCCGTTAGAGCTGAAGCCAAAAGCGGCGATCGCAGCCTTGTTAGAATGAGCGCCGACCTTTCCGCCATCGCTATGCCTGCTGCTGGGCCGCCTGCGCTCGCCAAGACTCCGCTTTTGCTGGCGCCCTTTTTCCTCTGGGGAACAGCCATGGTGGCCATGAAAGGCACCACCGATCACACCACCCCACTGTTTCTCGCGACTGTTCGCTTGCTACCAGCTGGACTGCTAGTTCTTCTCGCCGCCGTTTGGCTCGGTCGCCCTCATCCTCAGGGCTGGCGGGCTTGGGCTTGGATCAGTCTGTTTGCCGTGGTGGATGGCACCCTTTTCCAAGGCTTTTTGGCGGAAGGATTAGCGAGAACCGGAGCCGGTATTGGTTCCGTCATGATTGACTCGCAGCCACTGATTGTGGCGTTGCTGGCTTTTTGGCTGTTTGGAGAACGGATCGGACTTTGGGGCTGGCTCGGGCTGGCGATCGGCATTCTTGGCATCAGCCTGTTGGGGCTACCGGAAGCTTGGCTCTTGGCGGTGAGCGATCGCCTGCTGCAATGGCTACATTTACCACTTCATGCGGCCACACCAGCGATCGCGGATCTCTGGCCTACCGACCAAAACTGGCTGAGGGCACTATTCAACAATGGTCGCTGGCTGATGCTGCTTGCCGCCGCATCCATGGCCGTAGGCACAATTCTCAGTCGCTACGTCTCGCGTTGGGCTGACCCAATCGCAGCTACCGGCTGGCACATGGTGGTCGGATCCATTCCCCTCGCCTTTGGCAGCTGGAGCCTCGAAAGCCAGCAGTGGCAACAGCTCGGTCTGAATGATTGGCTAGCTTTGAGCTACGCGACCGTCTTTGGCAGTGCGATCGCCTACGGCCTCTTCTTCTACTTCGCGGCCAGCGGTAGTTTGACGAGTCTGAGTGCGCTGACGTTTCTCACGCCTGTCTTTGCCCTCCTGTTTGGCAACCTCTTTTTGGGCGAACAGTTGGGCATGATCCAGTGGGTTGGCGTTGTCCTCAGCTTGATCAGCATCCTGCTGATTAGCCAGCG
The sequence above is a segment of the Synechococcus elongatus PCC 11801 genome. Coding sequences within it:
- a CDS encoding DMT family transporter, with the translated sequence MPAAGPPALAKTPLLLAPFFLWGTAMVAMKGTTDHTTPLFLATVRLLPAGLLVLLAAVWLGRPHPQGWRAWAWISLFAVVDGTLFQGFLAEGLARTGAGIGSVMIDSQPLIVALLAFWLFGERIGLWGWLGLAIGILGISLLGLPEAWLLAVSDRLLQWLHLPLHAATPAIADLWPTDQNWLRALFNNGRWLMLLAAASMAVGTILSRYVSRWADPIAATGWHMVVGSIPLAFGSWSLESQQWQQLGLNDWLALSYATVFGSAIAYGLFFYFAASGSLTSLSALTFLTPVFALLFGNLFLGEQLGMIQWVGVVLSLISILLISQRDWLTAQWLKTRLQPPAADPALVEGPDRSSQ